Proteins from a genomic interval of Salinivibrio kushneri:
- a CDS encoding cytochrome C assembly family protein, translating to MEILTALFASMLYLAAILQIIPGLSSNNQISAKPVFFTAVAALTLHAYLLKDLILSGSGQNLSMLNVASLVSFIIAMMTTGLIFRLRLWFLLPVVYAFAGLNLASATLLPGAFITHLESHPEVLLHISLALFAYSTLMIATLYALQLAWLDYQLKHKKRQVINHNVPPLMMVERQLFNIILVGQVLLTFTLMTGFIFVDDMFAQGKAHKAFLSMAAWVVYGVLLWGHYQSGWRGRRVVWFSIVGAFLLTLAYFGSRFVREILIAG from the coding sequence ATGGAAATTCTGACAGCCTTATTCGCATCAATGCTTTATCTGGCCGCCATTTTGCAGATCATCCCCGGCTTGTCCAGCAACAATCAAATTAGTGCGAAGCCGGTCTTTTTCACCGCCGTGGCTGCGCTGACGCTGCATGCTTATTTGTTAAAAGACCTGATTTTATCCGGTTCAGGACAGAATCTTAGCATGCTCAACGTCGCCTCCTTGGTGAGTTTTATCATTGCGATGATGACCACAGGGCTAATTTTTCGATTGCGGCTGTGGTTCTTGCTCCCGGTGGTTTACGCCTTCGCTGGGCTAAACCTGGCGAGTGCGACCCTGCTGCCCGGTGCCTTTATTACCCATCTTGAATCGCACCCAGAAGTGCTGTTGCACATTTCTTTGGCGCTGTTCGCCTATTCAACCTTGATGATCGCCACGCTCTATGCGCTGCAACTGGCGTGGTTGGATTATCAACTCAAACACAAAAAACGCCAGGTCATTAATCACAATGTTCCTCCCTTAATGATGGTGGAGCGACAGCTTTTCAACATCATTTTGGTGGGTCAGGTTTTATTAACCTTCACTTTAATGACTGGGTTTATTTTTGTCGATGATATGTTCGCGCAAGGGAAAGCGCACAAAGCCTTCCTTTCAATGGCCGCTTGGGTCGTGTATGGCGTGCTCCTTTGGGGACATTATCAATCAGGCTGGCGTGGACGCCGGGTGGTCTGGTTTAGTATTGTGGGCGCCTTTCTACTCACTTTAGCCTATTTTGGCAGCCGTTTTGTCCGTGAGATCCTGATCGCGGGGTAA
- the ffh gene encoding signal recognition particle protein yields MFENLSERLSRTLKNVSGRGRLTEDNIKETLREVRMALLEADVALPVVRDFVKRVKERAVGIEVSKSLTPGQEFIKIVQAELEAVMGDANEKLDLAAQPPAVILMAGLQGAGKTTSVGKLGKMLTEQEKKKVLVVSADVYRPAAIKQLETLAGEVGVDFFPSSADQNPVDIAKAAVAHGKLKFYDVVIVDTAGRLHVDDAMMGEIKDVHSAVNPVETLFVVDAMTGQDAANTAKAFNDALALTGVVLTKVDGDARGGAALSVRHITGKPIKFLGVGEKTDALEPFHPDRVASRILGMGDVLSLIEDLERNVDQDKAEKMAKKFKQKKGFDLADFRDQLEQMKGMGGMMGMMDKLPGMSNVPDNVKDNVDDKMFLQMEAIINSMTPRERQRPEIIKGSRKKRIAAGSGTQVQDVNRLLKQFTQMQKMMKKMQKGGMRNMMRQMKGMMPPGGGPGGPGGFMG; encoded by the coding sequence ATGTTTGAAAACTTATCAGAACGTTTATCCCGGACGCTCAAAAATGTGAGCGGCCGAGGTCGGTTAACGGAAGACAATATCAAAGAGACCCTACGCGAAGTGCGTATGGCGCTGCTGGAAGCCGATGTCGCGCTCCCTGTGGTTCGTGATTTTGTCAAACGCGTCAAAGAACGCGCCGTTGGCATTGAAGTGTCTAAAAGCCTGACCCCTGGTCAGGAATTTATTAAAATTGTCCAAGCCGAGCTGGAAGCGGTGATGGGCGATGCCAATGAAAAATTAGATCTTGCGGCCCAGCCGCCCGCAGTGATTTTGATGGCAGGCTTGCAAGGGGCGGGTAAAACCACCAGTGTGGGCAAGCTGGGTAAGATGCTTACCGAGCAGGAAAAAAAGAAAGTCTTGGTGGTGTCAGCGGACGTTTATCGCCCTGCGGCGATTAAACAGCTGGAAACCTTGGCGGGTGAAGTCGGGGTGGATTTCTTCCCATCGAGCGCCGACCAAAACCCTGTTGATATTGCCAAAGCGGCGGTTGCTCACGGCAAGTTGAAGTTCTACGACGTGGTGATTGTTGATACCGCGGGCCGCTTGCACGTTGATGACGCCATGATGGGCGAGATCAAAGACGTTCATAGTGCGGTTAACCCAGTTGAGACCTTGTTCGTGGTTGACGCCATGACAGGTCAAGACGCCGCGAACACAGCCAAAGCGTTTAACGACGCTTTAGCACTGACCGGTGTCGTGTTGACCAAAGTCGATGGTGATGCCCGTGGTGGTGCGGCGTTATCGGTGCGCCATATTACCGGTAAGCCAATCAAATTTTTGGGTGTGGGTGAAAAAACCGACGCACTGGAGCCTTTCCATCCAGACCGGGTGGCATCCCGTATCTTGGGGATGGGCGATGTCCTGTCGCTTATCGAAGATCTCGAGCGTAATGTCGATCAAGACAAAGCCGAGAAAATGGCCAAGAAGTTTAAGCAGAAAAAAGGCTTCGATTTGGCCGATTTTCGTGATCAGCTTGAGCAGATGAAGGGCATGGGTGGCATGATGGGCATGATGGATAAGCTGCCTGGGATGTCGAATGTGCCCGACAACGTGAAAGATAACGTTGATGACAAAATGTTCTTGCAAATGGAAGCGATCATCAACTCAATGACACCGCGTGAGCGCCAGCGTCCAGAAATCATCAAAGGGTCGCGTAAAAAGCGGATTGCTGCAGGTTCAGGTACCCAAGTGCAGGACGTGAACCGTTTGCTTAAGCAGTTTACCCAAATGCAGAAAATGATGAAGAAGATGCAAAAAGGCGGCATGCGCAACATGATGCGCCAAATGAAAGGCATGATGCCTCCGGGTGGTGGTCCAGGTGGGCCTGGCGGATTCATGGGCTAA
- the rpsP gene encoding 30S ribosomal protein S16: MVTIRLARHGAKKRPFYQIVVADSRQARDGRFIEKIGFFNPVAQGQEEKLRLDLDRVNHWVGEGATVSDRVAKLVKDAAKAA; this comes from the coding sequence ATGGTAACCATTCGTTTGGCACGTCATGGCGCGAAAAAACGCCCATTTTATCAAATCGTTGTAGCTGACAGCCGCCAGGCGCGCGACGGTCGCTTCATCGAGAAAATCGGTTTCTTTAACCCTGTTGCTCAAGGCCAGGAAGAGAAACTACGCCTTGACCTGGATCGTGTGAACCACTGGGTTGGCGAAGGCGCAACGGTTTCTGACCGTGTGGCTAAGCTAGTCAAAGACGCCGCGAAAGCAGCGTAA
- the rimM gene encoding ribosome maturation factor RimM (Essential for efficient processing of 16S rRNA): MSEQDTIVVGKLGASYGIRGWLKIFSYTEEAESIFAYSPWYIQVRGEWQRFELEDWKRHNKGYVAKLKGLDQREDAQMLTNAEIAVGTESLPALSDQEFYWRELFGMDVVNAKGYHLGTVTDMLETGSNDVLVVKANLKDAFGKKERLIPFLEEQVIKSIDRTAQRIEVDWDPGF, encoded by the coding sequence ATGAGTGAGCAAGATACTATCGTGGTTGGCAAGCTAGGCGCGTCATACGGTATTCGTGGCTGGCTCAAGATTTTTTCTTACACTGAAGAAGCTGAGAGCATTTTTGCCTACTCACCTTGGTATATCCAGGTGCGTGGCGAGTGGCAACGTTTTGAGTTAGAAGACTGGAAACGCCACAACAAGGGGTATGTTGCCAAGCTCAAAGGGCTGGATCAGCGCGAAGATGCGCAGATGCTGACCAATGCTGAGATTGCAGTCGGGACTGAGTCGCTGCCTGCTTTGTCAGATCAAGAGTTTTATTGGCGTGAGCTGTTTGGCATGGACGTGGTGAATGCAAAAGGCTACCACCTCGGTACGGTGACTGACATGCTCGAAACCGGCTCGAACGACGTACTTGTCGTCAAAGCCAACCTCAAAGATGCTTTTGGCAAAAAGGAACGCTTAATTCCGTTCCTTGAAGAGCAGGTTATCAAGTCAATTGATCGCACTGCTCAACGGATCGAAGTTGACTGGGATCCTGGTTTTTAA
- the trmD gene encoding tRNA (guanosine(37)-N1)-methyltransferase TrmD gives MWVGIISLFPEMFRAVTDFGVTGQAVKKGLLNVETWNPRDFTQDKHRTVDDRPYGGGPGMLMMVEPLRDAIHAAKHAAGDKAKVVYLSPQGRKLDQAGVESLASNDKLILICGRYEGVDERIIQTHVDEEWSVGDFVLSGGELPAMTLVDAVARFVPGVLGDMASAEEDSFANGLLDCPHYTRPEVLDGLGVPEVLKSGNHKDIRRWRLKQSLGRTWLRRPELLENLALTDEQESLLAEFIKEHRASAESN, from the coding sequence ATGTGGGTTGGCATTATTAGCCTGTTTCCTGAAATGTTCCGAGCGGTCACTGATTTTGGAGTCACGGGCCAAGCGGTAAAAAAAGGGCTGTTAAACGTCGAAACGTGGAATCCGCGTGATTTCACTCAAGACAAGCACCGTACGGTTGATGATCGACCTTACGGCGGTGGCCCCGGTATGTTGATGATGGTTGAGCCGTTGCGCGACGCTATTCACGCTGCCAAACATGCCGCAGGCGATAAAGCGAAAGTGGTTTACCTCTCTCCGCAAGGGCGCAAGCTCGACCAAGCGGGGGTTGAATCACTGGCGAGCAATGACAAACTTATTTTGATTTGCGGCCGGTATGAAGGGGTAGACGAGCGCATTATTCAAACCCATGTAGACGAAGAATGGTCAGTGGGAGATTTTGTGCTGAGTGGGGGCGAGCTGCCCGCGATGACGTTAGTCGATGCCGTTGCTCGGTTTGTGCCGGGTGTTCTCGGTGACATGGCGTCAGCAGAGGAAGACTCCTTTGCCAACGGGTTGTTAGACTGTCCACACTACACGCGTCCAGAAGTGTTAGACGGGTTGGGGGTACCAGAGGTGCTAAAATCCGGCAATCACAAGGACATTCGTCGCTGGCGATTAAAGCAATCGCTAGGTCGCACTTGGTTACGACGACCAGAGCTCCTGGAAAACCTAGCTCTGACTGACGAACAGGAATCACTACTTGCCGAGTTCATCAAAGAACACCGTGCAAGTGCCGAATCAAATTGA
- the rplS gene encoding 50S ribosomal protein L19: MSNIIKQLEEEQMKKDLPEFQAGDTVLVQLKVKEGNRERLQPYEGVVIAKRNRGLHTAFTVRKVSSGEGVERTFQIHSPVIDSITVKRRGAVRRAKLYYLRERSGKSARIKERLNKK; encoded by the coding sequence ATGAGTAACATCATCAAGCAGCTCGAAGAAGAGCAAATGAAAAAAGACCTGCCTGAGTTTCAAGCAGGTGACACTGTCCTGGTACAGCTTAAAGTAAAAGAAGGTAACCGTGAGCGTCTGCAGCCATATGAAGGTGTGGTTATCGCTAAGCGCAACCGTGGTCTACACACTGCATTTACCGTACGTAAAGTATCAAGCGGTGAAGGTGTAGAGCGTACTTTCCAAATCCATTCGCCAGTTATCGACAGCATTACTGTTAAACGTCGCGGTGCAGTACGTCGTGCCAAACTGTACTACCTGCGTGAGCGTTCTGGTAAGTCAGCTCGAATCAAAGAGCGTCTTAACAAGAAGTAA
- a CDS encoding carbon starvation CstA family protein yields MSWFLLCVVTLIVGYFTYGTFITKIFGPKPQKATPAMSMSDGVDYVPLSDKKIYLIQLLNIAGLGPIFGPILGALYGPVAMLWIVFGCIFAGAVHDYFSGMLSVRANGASVPSVVGEHLGNFAKHFMNFFAVLLLMLVGVVFVLGPAKLLGSLSEMSVAMWVGIIFAYYVLATVVPIDKIIGRFYPVFGALLVFMSVGLIIGLAVSDHSFYSQGLDFATNFHPTDLPLWPLLFITIACGAVSGFHATQSPLMARCMQNEKSGRFIFYGAMIGEGVIALIWCSLGLSFYESSEALNQTLANGGPAAVVHEVSTSLLGTVGGIMAVLGVIVLPITSGDTAFRSARLIIADFLKIQQKPMVKRLMIAVPMFVIGFLITKAEFGVIWRYFGWANQTTAMIMLWAAAAYLIKRDKLHWVCTIPAMFMTAVTVTYLANAEIGFSLPMNIATMIGLGATIAATIAFFVGYKPNPQLIADEK; encoded by the coding sequence ATGTCCTGGTTTTTATTATGCGTGGTGACCTTGATTGTGGGCTACTTCACTTACGGCACCTTTATTACCAAAATTTTTGGGCCTAAGCCGCAAAAAGCGACACCGGCCATGAGCATGAGCGACGGCGTGGATTATGTGCCGCTGTCGGACAAAAAAATTTACCTGATTCAGCTTTTAAATATTGCTGGATTAGGCCCCATCTTCGGCCCGATTCTCGGTGCCTTGTACGGTCCTGTGGCCATGTTATGGATTGTATTTGGCTGCATTTTTGCGGGAGCTGTGCATGATTACTTCTCGGGCATGTTGAGTGTTCGCGCCAATGGGGCCTCCGTGCCTTCTGTGGTCGGTGAACATCTGGGTAACTTCGCTAAACATTTTATGAACTTCTTTGCGGTGTTGCTCTTGATGTTGGTCGGCGTGGTATTTGTACTCGGTCCCGCCAAGTTGTTGGGTAGCCTGTCAGAAATGAGCGTGGCGATGTGGGTGGGGATTATCTTTGCCTATTATGTGCTGGCGACAGTGGTACCCATTGATAAAATTATCGGCCGTTTTTATCCCGTGTTTGGTGCCTTGCTTGTTTTTATGTCTGTGGGTTTGATTATCGGTTTGGCTGTGAGCGATCACAGCTTCTACAGCCAAGGGCTAGACTTTGCGACTAACTTCCATCCCACTGATCTGCCATTATGGCCGTTGCTGTTTATTACCATCGCCTGTGGGGCGGTATCCGGCTTCCACGCCACCCAGTCGCCATTGATGGCGCGCTGCATGCAAAACGAGAAGTCAGGGCGTTTTATCTTTTATGGCGCGATGATCGGTGAAGGTGTGATTGCGCTTATCTGGTGTAGCCTGGGTTTGAGCTTCTATGAATCCAGTGAGGCGCTTAATCAAACGCTGGCCAACGGTGGTCCGGCTGCGGTGGTGCATGAGGTTTCCACCTCACTACTTGGCACCGTCGGAGGCATTATGGCGGTCTTGGGGGTGATTGTGCTGCCGATTACCTCAGGTGACACCGCTTTCCGCTCTGCGCGTCTGATTATCGCCGACTTTCTGAAAATTCAGCAAAAACCGATGGTGAAGCGCTTGATGATTGCGGTCCCCATGTTTGTGATCGGTTTTTTGATCACCAAGGCAGAGTTTGGTGTGATTTGGCGTTACTTTGGCTGGGCCAACCAAACCACCGCGATGATCATGCTGTGGGCCGCGGCAGCTTATCTAATCAAACGCGATAAGCTGCACTGGGTATGTACGATTCCGGCGATGTTTATGACCGCCGTGACCGTTACGTACTTAGCCAATGCTGAAATCGGGTTTAGCCTGCCGATGAATATCGCCACCATGATTGGCCTGGGGGCGACCATTGCGGCCACTATCGCTTTCTTTGTGGGATACAAGCCTAATCCACAACTGATCGCGGATGAGAAGTGA
- a CDS encoding DUF2799 domain-containing protein, translating into MIKTFFALLAGVLLVGCAASTTQGLVDEQNWYGLGEQDGQRGLPQRSLRDLRTLAAEAGETINANYLDYEQGYIQGIDAYCDPKHAYQLGLDGNPYMGVCESRPGSQRFRMEWQRGYNDFQSQANGLFY; encoded by the coding sequence ATGATAAAAACGTTTTTTGCACTATTGGCTGGCGTACTCTTGGTCGGATGCGCCGCATCGACCACCCAAGGCTTGGTCGATGAGCAGAACTGGTATGGACTCGGCGAGCAAGATGGTCAGCGCGGGTTGCCTCAGCGCTCGTTGCGCGATTTGCGGACGTTAGCCGCCGAGGCTGGCGAAACCATCAATGCCAACTATCTCGATTACGAGCAAGGCTATATTCAGGGTATTGATGCTTATTGCGATCCCAAGCATGCCTACCAACTAGGGTTAGATGGCAACCCCTATATGGGGGTGTGTGAGAGTCGCCCTGGCTCTCAGCGCTTTAGGATGGAGTGGCAGCGCGGCTATAACGACTTTCAAAGCCAAGCCAATGGACTTTTTTACTAG
- the btsR gene encoding two-component system response regulator BtsR, which produces MIKALIVDDELHAREALEDELLALGGVEVVGQCNNAIDALKTINQSRPDVVFLDIQMPRVTGLELLAMLDPDTMPKVVFVTAYDEYAVQAFEENAFDYLLKPVETERLKKSLEKLTRELSQKHDYQVITPTLDLLPCAGHNRITLIPHQEVEVARTALSGVALLTAKGESTTHLSLKVLEDKTPLIRCHRQYLVHPAAIREIQLLDNGLAEVVTTSAYVVPVSRRYLKSLKDKLGLCH; this is translated from the coding sequence ATGATAAAGGCACTGATTGTGGATGATGAGCTTCATGCACGTGAAGCCTTGGAAGATGAGCTACTCGCGCTTGGCGGCGTTGAGGTGGTTGGACAGTGCAACAATGCCATCGACGCACTAAAAACCATCAACCAAAGCCGCCCCGATGTGGTGTTTTTAGATATTCAGATGCCACGCGTGACCGGCTTAGAGCTCCTCGCGATGCTCGACCCCGACACCATGCCTAAAGTGGTTTTTGTCACCGCCTATGATGAATACGCGGTGCAAGCGTTCGAGGAGAATGCGTTCGACTATTTGCTCAAACCCGTCGAAACTGAGAGATTGAAAAAATCACTGGAAAAGCTCACCCGTGAGCTGAGCCAGAAACACGACTACCAAGTGATCACGCCCACATTGGATTTACTCCCTTGCGCCGGACATAACCGGATTACTCTGATCCCGCACCAAGAGGTTGAGGTCGCGCGTACCGCCTTAAGTGGCGTCGCCCTGCTCACCGCAAAAGGCGAATCGACCACGCACTTATCACTTAAGGTACTGGAAGACAAAACCCCCTTAATACGCTGTCACCGCCAATACTTGGTGCACCCGGCTGCTATCCGTGAAATCCAGTTGCTCGACAATGGCCTCGCCGAAGTGGTCACCACATCGGCGTATGTGGTGCCTGTGAGCCGCCGCTATCTCAAATCATTAAAAGATAAACTCGGGCTGTGTCACTAA
- a CDS encoding sensor histidine kinase, which produces MALVLSLLQQMSVYLVIAYLLSKTPAFMPLLSISGRLSHKVVCYFLFSGFCILGTYFGLSIQDAIANTRAIGAVMGGLLGGPVVGFLVGLTGGLHRYSLGGFTDLACAISTTAEGLIGGLMHRYLVSRNQTSRLFSPTVVLGVTFVAELVQMAIILAVAEPFSRAYELVSAIAAPMVIANSIGAAMFMSIIVDRKTLFERYSAAFSSKALKIAERSVGILSSGFNQQSSEQVAAIIQQETGVGAVAITDREKILAFTGIGDDHHLPGTPIASDYTRRAIADDQLIYIDGADTPYCCSLSPYCKLGSVLVIPLRGGDGYVLGTVKLYEPKRKLFSAINVTMGEGIARLLSNQILTGRYQRQQSLLTQAELNLLRAQVNPHFLFNALNTISAVVKREPERARQLIQHLSTFFRSNLKQNRETVSLEQELNHLDAYLELEHARFADRMRVEKQVDPAILHAVIPSFTLQPLVENAVKHGISQLMADGKIVIRGWQEGECLYLQVEDNAGLYQPAAQHSGLGMRIVDKRVRGLFGGQYALKMTCQPDMWTRATVTLPLTYQMPNKERQG; this is translated from the coding sequence ATGGCCTTGGTTCTCTCCCTCTTGCAGCAAATGAGCGTTTATCTGGTGATTGCCTATTTGCTGAGTAAAACGCCGGCGTTTATGCCGCTGCTGAGTATCTCTGGGCGGCTGTCGCATAAGGTCGTTTGTTACTTCCTCTTCTCTGGGTTTTGTATTCTCGGCACCTATTTTGGCCTAAGTATCCAAGATGCGATTGCCAATACTCGCGCTATCGGCGCAGTAATGGGCGGCTTACTGGGCGGGCCGGTCGTGGGATTTTTGGTAGGGCTAACCGGTGGCTTGCATCGATATAGCTTAGGCGGTTTTACCGATCTCGCTTGCGCCATTTCTACCACTGCCGAAGGTTTGATTGGTGGCTTAATGCACCGCTACTTAGTGTCCCGCAACCAAACCAGCCGTTTGTTTTCTCCTACCGTGGTGTTGGGGGTGACCTTTGTCGCCGAGCTGGTGCAAATGGCGATTATTCTCGCGGTGGCTGAACCCTTTAGCCGCGCGTATGAGCTGGTTAGCGCGATTGCCGCCCCCATGGTGATTGCTAACTCTATTGGCGCCGCGATGTTTATGAGCATTATTGTCGACCGCAAAACCCTGTTCGAACGCTATTCAGCGGCGTTTTCCAGCAAGGCGCTAAAAATTGCTGAACGTTCGGTCGGTATTTTAAGTAGCGGCTTTAATCAGCAAAGCAGTGAACAGGTCGCCGCCATTATTCAACAAGAGACCGGTGTTGGGGCCGTCGCAATTACCGATCGCGAAAAAATCCTCGCCTTTACTGGTATTGGCGATGATCACCACCTGCCCGGTACACCCATTGCCTCAGATTACACCCGGCGCGCGATTGCCGATGATCAATTAATTTATATCGATGGCGCTGATACGCCCTACTGCTGTTCACTGTCGCCGTATTGTAAGCTCGGCTCCGTGCTGGTGATCCCGCTACGCGGCGGCGATGGTTATGTGCTAGGCACGGTGAAGCTTTATGAGCCGAAACGTAAGCTCTTTTCTGCCATTAATGTCACTATGGGCGAAGGGATCGCCCGATTGCTCTCCAATCAGATTTTGACGGGGCGTTATCAGCGCCAACAGAGTTTGCTCACCCAAGCTGAGTTAAACTTGTTACGCGCCCAAGTGAACCCGCACTTTTTGTTCAATGCCTTAAATACCATTAGTGCGGTGGTCAAACGTGAGCCGGAACGTGCTCGCCAGTTAATCCAGCACTTATCCACCTTCTTTCGCAGTAACCTCAAGCAAAATCGCGAGACGGTGTCGCTTGAGCAAGAGTTGAATCACCTTGATGCGTATTTAGAACTCGAACATGCCCGCTTTGCCGATCGTATGCGTGTTGAAAAGCAGGTTGATCCGGCTATCTTGCACGCAGTGATCCCAAGTTTTACCTTACAACCTTTGGTTGAGAACGCGGTGAAACATGGGATCAGCCAATTGATGGCAGACGGTAAAATTGTGATCCGTGGCTGGCAAGAAGGCGAATGCCTGTATTTACAAGTGGAAGACAATGCTGGACTTTATCAACCGGCGGCACAGCACTCAGGACTTGGGATGCGGATTGTCGACAAGCGCGTGCGCGGTCTGTTTGGTGGCCAATATGCGCTAAAAATGACCTGTCAGCCCGATATGTGGACGCGGGCAACTGTCACTCTGCCCTTAACTTATCAAATGCCCAACAAGGAGAGACAGGGATGA
- a CDS encoding 3-deoxy-7-phosphoheptulonate synthase — MQQDSVTNVHIRDEQVLLTPEALRAQFPIEKSTRAAISQARQTVADIIHKRDHRLLVVCGPCSIHDVEAAKDYARRLKALSDELSDHLFIVMRVYFEKPRTTTGWKGLINDPYLDGSFDVESGLKQARGLLTDLAQMGIPLATEALDPISPQYIGDLFSWAAIGARTTESQTHREMASGLSMPIGFKNGTDGNLATATNAMKAAASGHRFMGINQAGQVALLNTQGNPNGHVILRGGKQTNYDSVSVAECEQQMEAAGLNPSLMVDCSHANSRKDYRRQPLVAEDVIHQIKQGNRSVIGLMIESHLNAGNQSADLPKDEMAYGVSITDACIDWASTEQLLRHAHQELATSLQQRIQQG; from the coding sequence ATGCAGCAAGATTCGGTGACCAATGTCCATATCCGCGATGAGCAAGTTCTGCTCACGCCAGAAGCACTTCGCGCGCAATTTCCGATTGAAAAAAGCACCCGTGCGGCGATCAGCCAAGCGCGCCAAACCGTGGCGGATATCATTCACAAACGCGATCATCGTTTACTCGTGGTGTGTGGCCCTTGCTCGATTCATGATGTGGAAGCAGCAAAAGATTACGCGCGTCGTCTGAAAGCCTTGTCGGATGAGTTGAGCGATCATTTGTTTATCGTGATGCGGGTGTACTTTGAAAAGCCCCGCACCACCACAGGCTGGAAAGGGTTGATCAACGATCCCTATCTGGATGGCAGCTTTGATGTCGAATCAGGCTTAAAGCAAGCGCGTGGTCTGCTCACAGATTTGGCGCAAATGGGGATCCCGCTGGCCACCGAAGCGCTGGATCCGATCAGCCCGCAATACATTGGCGATCTGTTTAGCTGGGCGGCGATTGGCGCACGTACCACCGAATCACAAACCCATCGTGAAATGGCCAGTGGCCTGTCGATGCCAATCGGCTTTAAAAATGGCACGGATGGCAATTTGGCCACCGCCACCAATGCGATGAAAGCCGCTGCATCTGGGCACCGGTTTATGGGGATCAACCAAGCCGGGCAAGTGGCATTGCTGAATACCCAAGGAAACCCGAACGGCCATGTGATCCTGCGCGGCGGCAAGCAAACCAACTACGACTCAGTCTCCGTCGCTGAATGTGAGCAGCAAATGGAGGCCGCGGGACTGAACCCGTCCCTGATGGTGGATTGTAGCCACGCGAATTCACGTAAAGATTATCGTCGCCAGCCGCTGGTAGCGGAAGATGTGATCCATCAAATCAAACAAGGTAACCGCTCCGTGATTGGCTTGATGATTGAAAGTCACCTCAACGCTGGTAACCAATCAGCGGATCTGCCGAAAGATGAAATGGCATACGGGGTATCGATCACTGATGCTTGCATTGATTGGGCGTCTACCGAACAATTGCTGCGTCATGCTCACCAAGAGCTGGCAACCTCTCTTCAACAACGTATTCAACAGGGCTAA
- the tyrA gene encoding bifunctional chorismate mutase/prephenate dehydrogenase produces the protein MVAELSRLRDQIDDVDKQMVSLLARRLELVAEVGEVKSQHGLPIYAPDREAAMLASRRQEAQSQGVPPDLIEDVLRRTMRESYSSENDSGFKCLNPDLRQIVVIGGKGQLGGLFARLFALSGYQVTVLDKDDWEHADALLADAGMVVVSVPIDVTEAVISKLTQLPDDCLLVDLTSVKSGPLQAMLAAHSGPVVGLHPMFGPDVASLAKQVIVYCDGRHPEAYQWLLEQFRIWGAGLNRISAIEHDEGMTLIQALRHFTSFVYGVHLAEENPNLDQLTALSSPIYRLELAMVGRLFAQDAGLYADIIMSSPQNLAMIKRFYQRFGEAIDLLEQHDKATFVDAFAQVENWFGDYAPRFLQESQGLLRQANDATHRSAT, from the coding sequence ATGGTGGCAGAACTGAGCCGACTGCGCGATCAAATAGACGATGTCGATAAACAAATGGTGAGCCTGCTCGCGCGCCGTTTAGAGCTGGTAGCAGAAGTGGGAGAGGTAAAAAGCCAGCATGGCTTGCCCATTTATGCACCGGACCGCGAGGCGGCGATGCTCGCTTCGCGTCGTCAAGAAGCACAGTCGCAAGGCGTGCCACCGGATTTAATTGAAGATGTGTTGCGTCGCACCATGCGCGAGTCGTACAGCAGTGAAAACGACTCTGGCTTTAAGTGTCTAAACCCGGATTTACGCCAGATTGTCGTCATCGGTGGTAAAGGACAGCTAGGTGGTTTGTTTGCGCGTTTGTTTGCGCTTTCTGGCTATCAAGTCACGGTGCTGGATAAAGACGATTGGGAGCATGCCGACGCCCTGCTGGCTGACGCGGGTATGGTGGTGGTGTCGGTGCCGATTGACGTCACGGAAGCAGTCATTAGTAAACTGACCCAGCTGCCAGACGATTGCTTATTAGTGGATCTCACTTCCGTCAAATCAGGTCCGCTACAAGCGATGTTAGCCGCGCATTCAGGGCCTGTGGTCGGGCTGCACCCGATGTTTGGCCCAGATGTGGCCAGCCTTGCCAAGCAGGTGATTGTTTATTGCGATGGCCGCCACCCTGAGGCGTATCAATGGCTGCTCGAGCAATTTCGTATTTGGGGTGCCGGGTTAAACCGGATCAGTGCCATTGAGCATGATGAAGGCATGACGCTGATCCAAGCGCTGCGCCACTTTACGTCGTTTGTTTACGGCGTGCATCTGGCAGAAGAAAATCCCAACCTCGATCAGCTTACCGCGCTAAGCTCACCGATTTATCGCTTAGAGCTTGCCATGGTGGGGCGTCTGTTCGCCCAAGATGCGGGTCTGTATGCGGATATTATTATGTCTTCGCCGCAAAACCTGGCGATGATCAAGCGCTTTTACCAGCGCTTTGGCGAAGCGATTGATTTGCTTGAACAACACGACAAAGCCACCTTTGTCGATGCGTTTGCCCAAGTCGAAAACTGGTTTGGAGACTATGCCCCACGTTTTTTACAAGAAAGCCAAGGCCTGCTGCGACAAGCCAACGATGCGACCCATCGCAGCGCGACCTAG